DNA from Petrotoga olearia DSM 13574:
CTCCTGAAACAAGAAATAATACAACATCATCTTCACGTAAATTTTCTACCAATTCTATAGCTTTCTTTGTAGATTTTATGGTATTTTCATCCGGAATCGGATGACCTGCTTCATATATTTGAAGACCACCTATAGCACCTTGAGAATGGCCATATTTTGTTATAACTATTCCATCTTTTACCTTATTCTTTAAAAATTCTTTTGCTGCTTTGGCCATTCTCCAGGCAGCTTTACCTATAGCAACTATATGAATATTATCTTCTAAACTCAAATTCTCAAGTTCTTGTTGAATAGCTTTTTCAGGTAAAACAGAATCTATTGAACTTTTTATTATTCTAAAGGCATCTTCACGTAAATTTTTCAAACAATCAACTCCTTACAAAATCATTAAACTTATAATCCATATAACGATTGCTGCCGTGACTCCTTCTATTAATGTCCCCAGCGTTTGAAGCCTATAAGCTTGATTAACACTCATTCTAGAAAATTGTGAAACAACCCAGAAATAACTATCGTTGGCATGAGATACTACCATGGAACCAGCTCCAATGGCAACAACAGACAACGCTATTGCAGCAGGTGTGGTCAAACCTAGAGAGCCCATCAATGGTGCCATTAACGATGCAGTAGTTATTATGGCAACGGTTGAAGATCCTTGGGCCGATTTAATCGCTGCAGCTACGATAAAAGGCAGCCAGATACCTAAATTAGCTGTTGCTAAACCTTCGCCTAATACATTTGCAATTCCTGAATTTTGAAGGACTCTTCCAAATGCACCCCCAGCTCCTGTTATCAAAATAATAGATGCCGCATTCAACAATCCTTCACCTACCCAACCACTTGAAGAAAGCATCTTTTTATCTAATTTTTTGGGTAAAGTGAAAGCAATTAAAACTCCTATTAAAAGAGCGATTACCGGATTACCAACAAAACCAAAAAAGTTTCTAATAGCTCCGTCTCCAAATGGTCTGGTTGGGAAATCAGAAATTGATTTTAAAAGTATCAATATGATAGGAACAACTATAGGCATGAAAGAATTAAAAGTCGAAGGAGCTTTCTTGGTTCTTTCCTCTATTTCGGAATCGCTTAATTCCGGTTCTGGATCAATATATATTCTTTTCCCCATTATATTGGCGTATAGTACGCCTATGAGCATAGCGGGAATAGAAACTATCAACCCAATCAAAATAACCATTCCCAAATCAGCGCCTAAGATCCCCGCGGCAGCTATAGGCCCTGGTGTGGGAGGTACCATTGTATGAGTTGCATATAATCCAAGACTCAGGGCAAGACCGGTTGCTGCAAGAGAGAACTTTGCCCTCTTTGTAACAGCCCTATTCAAAGGAGAAAGGATTACAAATCCAGAATCACAAAAAACAGGGATGGAAACTATATAACCTATTATCGCCATAGCCAAAGGAACTCTTTTTTCCCCAGTTAATTTTAAAGTAGCTTCAGCCATCTTAAACGCGCCACCAGACTTTTCAAGGAAAGTACCAATTATCGTGCCAGCGGCGATCACGATGCCTATACTTCCAAGCGTTCCTCCAAAACCACTGGTAATTGAATCAACTATGTCTGTCAAACTCATTCCAGAAAAAATACCAAACAAAACAGCAGTAAACAGTAAAACTAGGAAAGGGTGCAGAGTTAATCTCGCAGTTGCAAAAACTATAAAAACAACAGATAAAACCAACAAAACTATAAGCCATATACCCATTCATAATACCCCCTTTTTATTTTTTTTCCAAATACATTCTTTTATCTGCTATTTCAACTGCTTTCTCAATATTAGAAGCTTCTTCAGGAACAAGACAGTACCCTAAACTGATAGAAGATATTATCAATGTATCCTTAATTGTTATTGGGGTTTTAACAGCTAGTTTTATCCTTTGAATTATTTTATCAATATTTTTAGTCTCTGATGTTTCATTTAGTATAATAACAAATTCGTCTCCCCCGTACCTAAAAATTAAATCGTCAGATTTAATAGAATTTTGAATTCTCTTAGTAAGGAGTTTTAAAACCTGATCACCCACGATGTGTCCAAAATCATCGTTAATCTGTTTAAAATTGTCAAAGTCCAGAAAAATAACCACCTTTTTTGAACTATCAGATTTATGTTGAGAAACATATTCTTCATAGGCTTTCCTATTGTACACTTGAGTTAATATATCTAAATCGGATCCTAGAAACATTTCATTCAAAGAAAAAAAAGTTTTTAAAATCCTATCTATATCTTCTAGAAAATAATTTATCAATTCTTTTTCAAATTTGGATATTTTTACTTCCTTAAACCAATCCACATTCAAAACACCTATTATTTCATTTTTTACCATAATCGGTATGCCCAGCCAGGACTTGGACAAGCTATGTTTTTGATTCCAAAGGTTACTCTTTTTAGTGTCTTTTATGAAAAGTATTTTTTTGGTATTGAATACTCTTTTTATGTGTTCTCCGCTAATCTGTATTTCTTCGGCTACTTCTTCTAAGGGAAGAAAGTCTAAATTCTTTGACCAAAATAAAAATCGCCATTCACCTTCAGGTGGAGTTATTAAAAAACTCCAAGAATCGGCTTTTAAAAAGAGAGGTAACTTTTCTATAATAGATTTAAGTGCATAATCCTTTTCGACCTCATTTTCTAAACAAGTAATAGCCGTTTCAAAAAGAGAACCTTTAAATCTATGTCTTATAACCTTTTTCGGACTGGGAGGAGCGAAAGCAGGTGGTTTATCTTTTTCATTAGCGATTCTTCTAACATAGATAGCGGTTTTTATCCCCTTGTAAAAAACATAAACCAATATCAACAAAAGTACAAGGTGAATAATTATATATACCATACCAGCTCCTTCAAATATTACAATTATCGTATATTAATATTTTTTTCCTAAACATTATATCACAATTCTAACCCTTTGGATAGAATTCTGATTTTTTTATAACTTTTTATAATCCACTACAGCAAAAGTCCATAACTTGTAGTTTGAGCTTTTTACCCATTCGGCGCTTATGGGCATAGCAAATTCCGGAGCCAATCGCCCATTTAGTATCCAATATTTTGACTCTTCGTTGTTATATATACCTGGATTTACCAAAATCTTCAGCTTTAAAGCGCTGTCTACTATATCAACAAAATCTATGGTATCTTCATTTTGAAGGAGACGTTTTATCTCTTCTAAAATTTCTTTAGGTGGCAAGGGCTTAACATTAATTAAAGCAACATTTTTTGAAAGAGGACCGATAATTTTAACGTTTGCAATATCTCTTTGAACATCGTAAAAATCAAGCACATCGTGAATCACTTCGTTGGCAATGATATCGGCTCTTGAATGATAATCTCTATTAACAGACATTTTTAATAAATGTTTGTACTTACAACCTTCTCTTATACTATTCTCCCCAATTTTTGGTATCTTTATATTATAATACTCCAAAATCTCCCTTATCTCTTCTTTGTTCAAATTTAAAATAGGAGAGTATATCCCACCCAAAAACTTAATTCCCGTATTGCCCCATGAATCAGATAAGTTGGCACCTGAAGCAACTATCCCTTTATAAGAAAACTGCTTTACCTTTCCGATTTTTACAATCCTTGTACATTGATTACAATTTGGGCCATGGTACATTATCCCTTCTTGTTCTTCTTCGCCTCGTGAAAAAAATAATTTTAAACCCAACTGTTTGGATAAGGTTAAAACAGCTTCTAATCCTTTTGAGTAAGAATAACCACCAAAACAAACGTTCACTAAAGTAATCTTACTTTTAGGAAAAATATCTTTTGCAAGTAGGGCCACAACGGTACTATCCATACCTCCTGAAAAAGCAATATACAAATGTTTATTACCTATTATCTCTTTCATTTCCTTTTTGATAGACTCTATTTTTTCTTCAATCGTTTGTGTCATTCCTCTCTCCCGTTTATATCTTAATTTTTTCTCTTTTCAGAAAAAGTCTGAACTGATCAAAGGATAAAGGCTTACTAAAATAATAACCTTGTACCTCATAGCACCCTTCCTCTTGAAGAAATAATAACTGTTCTTCACTTTCTACCCCTTCTGCAATAACTTCAAATCCTAAACTTTTCGACATTGAAATGATGCTTGATACTAACCTTTGAGACGTCTTATCATGTAAAATATTATCAATAAAACTTTTATCTATTTTTATCTTATCAATATCCAATTTATTTAAATAGGAAAGAGAAGAAAACCCTGTTCCAAAATCATCAAGGGCTATCTTTAATCCTATTTCTTTTAAAGCCTTTATTTTTTTTTGAGCCAAATAAAAATCTTCAATGAATAGATCTTCCGTAAGCTCAATTCCTAAGTAAGAAGGATTTAAATTATACTTATGCAACATACTTTCAATGTTATATAAAAAATTCTCTCTTTCAAAAAATGATTTTGAGACATTGAAAAAAATTCTTACGTTTTTATTCGATGATTCGTTTATAACGCCTGAACTCTTTATTGTTTCTTCCAAAACAAACTGATCGATCCTATCCATAAGCGCATTCTTTTTAGCAATACCCAAAAATTCATTTGGTGATAAAATAGAACCGTTCTCTTTTTGTAGCCTAATTAATGCTTCAGCACCTATAATATTCATCGAATTTGTATCTATTTGGGGTTGAAAATACATCAATAGTCCCTTATTTTCCAAAGCCCGATATATCTCATCTTCCACTTTCTTTTCAAATCCAAAAATTTTCAATAATTCGGGTGAATAAAAATTGATAGTCTTTTTCTCTGAACCTTTTAAAGCTATTTTCGCCTGATTTATTAAATCTTCTGGATCGGTTGAATCTACTGGATAGTTGCTTACACCTATCTTCATTTTTAAAAAAATTCTTTCTCCAAATATTTGAAAAGGTTTTGATAAGTTATTTAAAAGGTTGGCTGCGAATTTTTCTAACTCATCTACATCTTCAAAACAACCAAACAAAGCAAACTCGTGTTTAGAGATCACGGAGACAAAGTATTTTTTATCAACAATTTCGATAATTTTCTTTGCCACATCTTTTATAACTCGATTCATCGTTTCTAAACCATAAAAATCAATTAATTCGTGCAATTCATCAATTTCCACTATCAAAAGAGCCAATTTATTTTCTTGTGTGTTTTTTTGTAGAATCTCTTCAATCCTTTCCAATAAACCTTTCATGTTTGGCAAACCTGTCAAAGAATCATGTTTGAGTACTCTTGTTATTTCTTCTTCTTTTTTAACCCTATTAGTAATATTCGTATTTATAGCCATATACCCTATTACTTCGTTGTTGTATCCTTTAATTTCGAAGAAATTTGAGTAAAGGAATATGACTTCACCGTTCTTTTTTCTATCTATTATTCTACCGCTCCAAAATCCTTTTGATTTAAGTTCTTGCCACATCTGCTCATAAAAACTTTTATCGTGCATATTTGAAGCCCAAAAGTGAGGATCTTTCCCGATAACCTCATCAAGAGTATAGCCGGTCATTTTTAAAAATG
Protein-coding regions in this window:
- a CDS encoding ExsB family protein, translating into MTQTIEEKIESIKKEMKEIIGNKHLYIAFSGGMDSTVVALLAKDIFPKSKITLVNVCFGGYSYSKGLEAVLTLSKQLGLKLFFSRGEEEQEGIMYHGPNCNQCTRIVKIGKVKQFSYKGIVASGANLSDSWGNTGIKFLGGIYSPILNLNKEEIREILEYYNIKIPKIGENSIREGCKYKHLLKMSVNRDYHSRADIIANEVIHDVLDFYDVQRDIANVKIIGPLSKNVALINVKPLPPKEILEEIKRLLQNEDTIDFVDIVDSALKLKILVNPGIYNNEESKYWILNGRLAPEFAMPISAEWVKSSNYKLWTFAVVDYKKL
- a CDS encoding GGDEF domain-containing phosphodiesterase produces the protein MENDEKAIEELLDMYESASEMYTGAIMRIDLSNGKILYSENLKQITGIGKNELPENLNELLGLIKEEDVQKIIDKVNSSEYEAEWTLKVSLKSNREGFNTFDLIGKKKRRNGKDVLYILVHNPNQNFGLISPDTFFPKEVIDNSPQAIVITDKNNKVVRVNKAFLKMTGYTLDEVIGKDPHFWASNMHDKSFYEQMWQELKSKGFWSGRIIDRKKNGEVIFLYSNFFEIKGYNNEVIGYMAINTNITNRVKKEEEITRVLKHDSLTGLPNMKGLLERIEEILQKNTQENKLALLIVEIDELHELIDFYGLETMNRVIKDVAKKIIEIVDKKYFVSVISKHEFALFGCFEDVDELEKFAANLLNNLSKPFQIFGERIFLKMKIGVSNYPVDSTDPEDLINQAKIALKGSEKKTINFYSPELLKIFGFEKKVEDEIYRALENKGLLMYFQPQIDTNSMNIIGAEALIRLQKENGSILSPNEFLGIAKKNALMDRIDQFVLEETIKSSGVINESSNKNVRIFFNVSKSFFERENFLYNIESMLHKYNLNPSYLGIELTEDLFIEDFYLAQKKIKALKEIGLKIALDDFGTGFSSLSYLNKLDIDKIKIDKSFIDNILHDKTSQRLVSSIISMSKSLGFEVIAEGVESEEQLLFLQEEGCYEVQGYYFSKPLSFDQFRLFLKREKIKI
- a CDS encoding GntP family permease — encoded protein: MGIWLIVLLVLSVVFIVFATARLTLHPFLVLLFTAVLFGIFSGMSLTDIVDSITSGFGGTLGSIGIVIAAGTIIGTFLEKSGGAFKMAEATLKLTGEKRVPLAMAIIGYIVSIPVFCDSGFVILSPLNRAVTKRAKFSLAATGLALSLGLYATHTMVPPTPGPIAAAGILGADLGMVILIGLIVSIPAMLIGVLYANIMGKRIYIDPEPELSDSEIEERTKKAPSTFNSFMPIVVPIILILLKSISDFPTRPFGDGAIRNFFGFVGNPVIALLIGVLIAFTLPKKLDKKMLSSSGWVGEGLLNAASIILITGAGGAFGRVLQNSGIANVLGEGLATANLGIWLPFIVAAAIKSAQGSSTVAIITTASLMAPLMGSLGLTTPAAIALSVVAIGAGSMVVSHANDSYFWVVSQFSRMSVNQAYRLQTLGTLIEGVTAAIVIWIISLMIL
- a CDS encoding sensor domain-containing diguanylate cyclase, whose amino-acid sequence is MVYIIIHLVLLLILVYVFYKGIKTAIYVRRIANEKDKPPAFAPPSPKKVIRHRFKGSLFETAITCLENEVEKDYALKSIIEKLPLFLKADSWSFLITPPEGEWRFLFWSKNLDFLPLEEVAEEIQISGEHIKRVFNTKKILFIKDTKKSNLWNQKHSLSKSWLGIPIMVKNEIIGVLNVDWFKEVKISKFEKELINYFLEDIDRILKTFFSLNEMFLGSDLDILTQVYNRKAYEEYVSQHKSDSSKKVVIFLDFDNFKQINDDFGHIVGDQVLKLLTKRIQNSIKSDDLIFRYGGDEFVIILNETSETKNIDKIIQRIKLAVKTPITIKDTLIISSISLGYCLVPEEASNIEKAVEIADKRMYLEKK